The Arachis ipaensis cultivar K30076 chromosome B05, Araip1.1, whole genome shotgun sequence nucleotide sequence ACAGCATGTTTTTTGGATCATTACTGCATATTTCAGGTAAAATATAAACAATTGTTCAAAGACTAAAATAAAGCAAAAGTGCAAAACTATACTACAGATATATTCAGATTCCAAAGTGGCACTACTAACATTGTTTACCTCTTTTACCCATTCTATATTTCAGGACTCTTACCTTTTTGCAAATATAAACTAATGCTTTCATGTAAACTTGATTGCAAGTCACAAAATGTTATCATTTTAGAATATTACCAGGAAGTAACATACTTCTTTGTCATGTTACTCCTGCCCAGAATTATTCTTTCAAGTATATAAAACAGTATGTGTATATCAGTGTTTGTACGAGTGGCCGTATTCTATCATGGTATTATTTTATCTCAATATACATTAATTTTATGTTCATTTGTGCAAATTACTTCTCCACATCATTAATTaaactttctgttcaatttagaATCTGCACTATCTTTTAATCACCAACACAGAATATACTTGGAACATTTAACTTTGTTGAACTACATATCCACACCACCTAGTTCTATATCATACCAATGACATGCATTGGTACTGGTACTTCACAAGACATATTAGCAAGTAAAAATAATATTGTCCTAGCTGCAACAAAAAATTCTATATATCCAACAAAATAAGAAAACTTACATTTTCGACTCATTAAATTCTGAAGACCCTTGAGATTGCTCCAATTTATGATTTGGAATGCCAAGGTCATCTTTTACAGCACTTTGCTCTTTTGTTTCATAACCTGCTTTCCTAAAGCTTTTCTCTTCAAGGATTGGATGCTTTTCCATATCAACAAACTCAGAATCATGGCTCCGAGCTTTGCTGTGACTACTGCTAGATTTTTTAACAGATGAGGCAGAAACATCTTCTGTTTCTTCATTTAGCTGGTGCCTCTCTGGTGTAACAGAAGCAGAAGAATAACTAGGCATATCATTCCCAGACCTTACATCTTTTGGTACCTGGAGGGTTGAATGGGAAGTCTCTCCATAAATGTCTCCCGAGGGAGCTTTCCCCCTTTTCTCATAACCTTCTTTCCCAATGCATCTTTCCTCCACTACTTGATGATTTTCCGTTTCAACAAATTCAGATACATGGCCTTCAGCTTTGTCATACACATTACCATTGTTATCACTTGAAGGACTAGAAGGACTTTTTCGTCTCTCTTGTAGCAGCTGGCTTGTTGGTGCATCCTGAAACAATGCAGAAGGAAAATTTGTAATAATATGAAAAGATCCCCCTCCCCCTTCTTTTTTCAAATAACAATAAAACACTGATTCAATTAATAGTatgaattatttaaaaaaaaaacaagaaaagaacacAGGAAGCCAGAAACATCAAAAGGTGTAACTAACAACCTAAAAGAATTTGAGTTCATAATAGAACAGATTTACTATTAATAAGGTTATTCAAAATCATGCAGAATGCACTATCTATATTAATATCAGGACAAGGACAAAAGTTACACAGATAATGCAGTGTCGTTCTTTGAAGCCTTGACAATTTATAATATACACTAGAACCAAAA carries:
- the LOC107644653 gene encoding uncharacterized protein LOC107644653 isoform X2: MPNARKGRKKIRQCERRAMVESYVNKYRTINAGKFPTTKDVQRQVGGGFYFVREIIQELEYKSRTNSSKEMDENLLEQKKFNESKLQITVARKVSSDNTGSAKERTAQDDSQSIGLDEREIINAGCDHLKVNRQSRTSYEAEIIHAPDAPTSQLLQERRKSPSSPSSDNNGNVYDKAEGHVSEFVETENHQVVEERCIGKEGYEKRGKAPSGDIYGETSHSTLQVPKDVRSGNDMPSYSSASVTPERHQLNEETEDVSASSVKKSSSSHSKARSHDSEFVDMEKHPILEEKSFRKAGYETKEQSAVKDDLGIPNHKLEQSQGSSEFNESKINSDNRETSGVLASKKPTLWGNLKSLANGIINIWKKF